One genomic window of Acyrthosiphon pisum isolate AL4f unplaced genomic scaffold, pea_aphid_22Mar2018_4r6ur Scaffold_21440;HRSCAF=23994, whole genome shotgun sequence includes the following:
- the LOC115034892 gene encoding protein ZBED8-like encodes MKPTKLKEHLASVHPQHASDSLEVFQIKKARFEKAASYKVAYRIARSKKPHTIGESLIKPCALEMVELVCGLEQRKKIEAIPLSNDTINSRISDMSTNILEQVIRELDSTPFPFSMQLDEKLNSSSFKLICL; translated from the exons ATGAAACCAACAAAGCTTAAAGAACATCTTGCTTCGGTACATCCTCAACATGCGTCAGATAGTCTggaagtatttcaaataaaaaaagcacGTTTTGAAAAAGCCG CATCATACAAAGTAGCTTACCGCATTGCCAGAAGTAAAAAACCACATACAATTGGCGAGTCACTAATAAAACCATGTGCATTAGAAATGGTAGAATTAGTATGTGGTTTGgaacaacgaaaaaaaattgaagctaTACCTTTATCAAATGATACTATTAACTCTAGGATTTCTGATATGTCCACTAACATTTTGGAACAAGTAATTCGGGAATTAGATTCAACCCCTTTTCCATTCAGTATGCAGTTGGACGAAA AACTCAACTCATCCTCATTCAAGCTTATTTGCTTATAG